The DNA window TAAGGTCTTCAAAAGTCTCAAAAAATACCTCAGAAATAGGTGCATTTTTAAGAGTATCAGAAATTACTCTAGCAGAATCTACATACTCTTCTTCACAAATAGTATCAAATAATGTAATAATTTCATAATTTTCATTAATAGTTACGATATTTCCATACCTTTTAATGAAATTATGGCATGTATCACAATTATGAGTAGAACTATTTGGGTCTCTAAAAATAGGATCGTCATCAGCAGAAAAATTATTTAGGTATAATTCCCAAACTTTATGTCCAGAAATAGAACTCTTAAATAATTTACCTGTTTGGTACATTACTTCTGCTTGTTCATACAATGTTTTTATAAAATCTTTCATAATAATTATTTTTTAATTATCTAACTTTATTATAAATAATGAAGTTCTTTACCCCATTTATCTTTAAAACTATCACAAGAATTAGAAAGTTCTTTTAACATTTTGATAAACTTTTTATTTCATTTTTCATTATACTGAACTTTTTTATTCTTTTCAATTCCACGTTCTATTAATTCTTTAGTATTATTTATTCTTTGTATAGAATTTTCTAATTGTTCTATTAACATATAGTTAAAAATTACCGGGAGCAACTTGAAAGCAAGATATACCTTCATTTCTCCACATATTTACTACTTTATCACGATCATCAAAAACACATAATATCTTTGACTTAGAATTAATGTGGTCATATTGTATTAGTTGATGTAACCACTGATATTTCAATTTATCATCAGGAGTATAATCATTTTCTGGACGCATCTGTAAAAGATGGTAAGGAATATTTTCCTTATATAGCCAATTTTCCGTAACCTTTCTTGTTCGCTGAGATCTTCCTGAAAATATATAAATTTGATAATCTTTGTGTAATGTCTGAAGTGTCTTAATAACAGGAATATTAGGTTCATCTAAATGAATATTCTCTGGATTAAAAAATATATCCCAATTAAGTTTTCCATCTTGTATAGACAACTCTCTACGTTTATCAATTAAAGCAATTGTACCATCTAAATCAAAAATTACTATTTCTTTTTTCATTTTTTAATTAGCAGTTATTTTATCAAATAATTCATCAAGTTGTTCAAAACATTTACCTGTTGGATAAATTCCACATTCACCAGGGTTATCAAGCATTTCACTTATAATCCTTGTTCTTTCTGTAATAAATTCTTCTTTTGTCATTTCATGTTTTACAAAAGAAGTAAAATGTACTGAATTAAATACTTGATTAGGTACTTCTTTTAAACATACATCAGTATGATAATCATCAACATCTGTAAATGCAATTGTATAGGTATTGCCAATCTTCAAGTGTTTATTAGCATATTCTTGATCATTGTTAGATCCATTTTGACCAGTATATTTTACTTTAGTTCCTTCTGGTGCATAAATATCCATTTCTTCTTCCATATTGTTTAAATTTTCATTTATTTCAATTAATTCACCACCGCAAATTCCACTTGTTCTATAATTAACTGGCATTATACAACATCCTATATAAGTTTCTTGACTTTCTGTTCTATATTCAGTTTTGCAACGAGAACATAGAAATAAACGTTCGCTTATAGTTAATTGTTCAATTAGTAATTTTTCAAGAGCATTAATTCTTGTTTGTTTGTATTGTTCATCAAATACAGTTGTCGTTTCTTGGGTGTAATGCATTTCTGCAATCTCTCTAAATGTTTTCATTTTTCAATTTAATGAATTCTACTAATCCAATTAAAACATTCTCAGTTGTATCATTTAATTTATCTGCCATGTAACACATTTGCATTTCCATATCACTTTTTTGCAATATAGAATTACTTAATCCTTTACAAAATCCATTTAATAAATTAGCCTGAGTTATATCATCGCTTGTTCCTATTTCAAATCCTATTGAATCTGAAAGTTTTTCAATACTACTTTTAATCATAGTTTTAGTTTTTAAAATCTGTATTTTCTATTAGAGTAATAAAAAAGTTACATAATGCAGCCTTGTGCAAAACTTAGGATAATTAATCATTCCTTTAAAACTTTATCAAGGATTTTAAAGAACTTTGATGTTTAAAATTTCAACTTTAACAGAATAAACTTTAAACTTTAATTTTTTACCTTTAAACTTTAAACTTTTAACTTTTATGTTATATAGTTCGTATATTTTTCCAGTAAGCCTTCTGATCCTCAGGCAGGGAGATTAAATTTAAGTTTTTCGCATTAGTAGCTTTATTTTTTTAAATCTCAATAAATGTTGTAGCATTTATTTCTGATAAAACAGCATCTACTTCTGACATAAATGATTCTTTATATTCTTCCATTGTTTCAATAGTTGCTTCTAATTGTAATGGATCTATAATAGAACATTTGTTGTTTTTTAAGTATGGATTAATAATATTAGAAGCATCGTTATCCCCAATTTTTACATTATCTTTTTGTAGTGCTTTTTCAGCTAAAGATATTGCAACAGATTGTACTTTTTCATCTAAAAGGTTATATTGACTTTTTGTTTGAGCTAAAATATGTGTGTATTTATCAATTATAGAATCTATTAAATACATACTACTCTTATAATTAATAGCATCAGAAATAGTCATTTCTTCATCACCAATTTTTACAAAAGTGTTGCTATTTACTTTTGTGATTGCAAATTTAATCATATTCTTTCGATTAATTAAATCTGTAATAGATTGATGATTCTCTTTAGCTGCTTCTATAAAAGCTTCCTCTGAATAAAAATTATTAACTAATTTTCCAGGTTGTTTAATACCTATTGGTTTAGTTTTTTCTATTTGTTTTAAAATTCTAGAGTCTAAGAGTTTTAATTCTGATAGTGCTCTATGAATTGTCATTCGTTTTTTTGTTTCCATTTAATTAGGTTTTTCGTAAATTACTACTGTTACATTACAATTAATTAATTCTTTTTGAATTATCTCTTTTACTTTATTCCAGTCTCCACCAGCTAAACCACAACCAATCTGTGGTAAACCAATATGTTGTCCAAAAAATTCTTGATTAATTTTCCTTAGACATACTGTTAATGCTTCATAATCTAATGATTGATTACATCCAGGAGAATTTTGTCCATAATAATATTGAATATAAGCATTTATTACCCATAAATCAGATTTATATCCTTTACTATAATTACCCATTTTTAAATAGTCACTTCTAGATGTTTGGAGATCTGCCGAATAAGCCTCTTTAAAATTTTTTCTAATATCTTTAGCAATTCCAGCTCCCATAGTACAAAAACAATTGCATCCATGTGCAATAACATCAAAAGTACCACTTAAAGCTAATGTGATAAGATTACCTTTTATTTCTCTATACATATTTAGTGAATTTTGTTATTTATTATAGTTTTAATCGTGGATCTGCCGGGAATCAAACCCGGGTCTTACAAAGCCTCTCATATTAAACATATTTACATACATAGGTTTTTAGAGTGTCCTTCTCTTCTGGGACTGGCTAGAAACCAATCACTCCACCACTTCATTTTTAAAAATAAAGAAAACATATAGATTCTGTTCCAAGGTTCTATATAACCCGAGAACTTACGCTGCTATTGCAACTTCAGTTCTAGCTTGTAAATTAATTACAGTGCCAGTTATAAATAAGTATAAGGCTCTTCAGCACAGTGTATGAATTTAATATTTTACTACTTCGCAATCAAAATCAGTCAGACCCGTAAGATCCCCCTATGTTGAGGGATCTCCTAATGTTTCTTGTATTTTTTGTAATTTTATTATATAAAAAGGATCTTCTGCATAAACCCTTTTTAATTTCTCATGGTATTCCTTTTTAGACTTTCCTTTATAGAAAGCCATTTGCAATAAAGCATAATCTAATAAACTATCCTTCCAATGAGGATACCATTTATATCCATTAATAATTTTATTAGAAGTAGTTGCTCTGCTTCCAGAAATTCTCATTCCAAATAAATTATTATTAGTTTTAAATAGTTCTGAACTTAAATAACCAGTTTCAAGTAAGATTTGACTATATACAATTTCAGGATGTTCTAATTTTAAATATATAATTTCTTTCCAAATAGAACTTAATATTTCCTGCTTAGTAATAATTTTATCTTTCTTTACTTCTGGTAATTTCATCTTTGGAGGTTCTTTAAAAGAAATAGAAATAGAAATTACAATAAATAATAAAAATACTAAAAAGTTTTTCATAGAATTAATTTGAGATTTCCTGATAAGAAACTCCAAATCCTTCATCAAAAGAATTTACATGAGCAACTAATCGTTGTTTTGTTGTCATGTGTTTCCAATTTGAAGGTCTTACCCAATTTGGGCAGTCTCCTTTTACCCAACTTTTCACCACACTTTCTGCAATGTGTAAAATTCTTTGGCAGCTTGTAAAATTCCTATCAGTATGAATAATCTTACGAACTTCCGGAGAACCTGAAGAATAATAAACTTTATTACTTTGTTTTTTACTGTGTTTCACTGGACCTTCTACTTGTCCAGGTAAGTTTGTAGTTATGATAATATCAGCCATAATAAAAAAATTGGTATTAATTAAGGTTACTTTCTACCTTCAATGTCATTTAGTTTACTATAAGGATACTATTATTCACCTAAAACTAAAAAAGGGTATTTATTCATTAAAAAATATCGAAATTGTTTTTCTCCACCTCTTGTTCTTTTCTTAAAAATCTTGTTTGTAAATAAAATAAAATCTTTTTCTAAAAAATCTTCTTTTAACTTTTTAAAAACTTCTTCTTTATTTAAAACATCATTTTTTGAAGAGAAATTAGTAATACAAACATAAGTACTATTAAAGAAAAGAACTCCTCTAAAAGTACCTATGTTTCCACGTTTAATTTGAAAATGAAGATCATTTTTATTTCCATGCGCTGTTCCTAAAATTTTCATTTTTTCTTTTTAGGGATTTTAACTGTACTATTAATTATAGTAACATTAGGAATAGTTCGCACTAAAACATTTCTTGCAAGTTGTGCAGAACCATGTTGAATACGAATAGTTTTTACATCATTATAAGTAATTAAATATTCATTCATTGTTTCACCTTTTTAAATATATAACCTCTTTTTTGTAAAGCTCTGATCTCTTTTTTAGATAAACTATTCTTACCAGTTTGATCCGAAGTATAATTTTTTACTTCTAAATTTATTGTCTCAATAATATCTCTAGCATGTAAAGGTTGTAAATAACATTTCTCTATTTCAGGATAATAAATTAATTTTCTTCCTTTTCTTCTTACTTTGATAATATTAAGTTTAACTGCTACAGGTAAAAATCGTGTTCCAATGTTAAATTGTTGTGAAATTGCTTTAACATTTAAAAATCTTGGAGTATCTTCTAAAACACTAACAATTTTAATTAATGCTTCATAGTATTTCTCTATTGTAGGTCTTTTAGGCCCCATTAGAAAATCCAAATAAGTAAGACAATAATAAAAATAATTCCTGAGAAGATCATACCAAAG is part of the Candidatus Woesearchaeota archaeon genome and encodes:
- a CDS encoding glucosaminidase domain-containing protein encodes the protein MKNFLVFLLFIVISISISFKEPPKMKLPEVKKDKIITKQEILSSIWKEIIYLKLEHPEIVYSQILLETGYLSSELFKTNNNLFGMRISGSRATTSNKIINGYKWYPHWKDSLLDYALLQMAFYKGKSKKEYHEKLKRVYAEDPFYIIKLQKIQETLGDPST
- a CDS encoding macro domain-containing protein; this encodes MYREIKGNLITLALSGTFDVIAHGCNCFCTMGAGIAKDIRKNFKEAYSADLQTSRSDYLKMGNYSKGYKSDLWVINAYIQYYYGQNSPGCNQSLDYEALTVCLRKINQEFFGQHIGLPQIGCGLAGGDWNKVKEIIQKELINCNVTVVIYEKPN